In Candidatus Bathyarchaeota archaeon, one genomic interval encodes:
- a CDS encoding glycosyltransferase, with protein MLDVKPQLSVVVPAYNEAERIGLTLNELILKDPSLFDRPCEVLVVMDGCTDDTPKIVKEIIGANPCAAALVFPSRLGKGGAIMEALKHTQGDVIAFVDADGSIPASELRRLIKMADDYDLVIGSRYSSDSRLPKKRSLKRTLLSRAFNVVAKLMFWNLHPIKDTQCGVKVFSRRLIDAIKNDFLITGFAFDVNFIYSALSCGFKVKEVGISWMERDGSKMSGSFGKHSVVMAFSLLRLRLYYSRARRVLYSRRFSWLFALFYMWSKS; from the coding sequence ATGTTAGATGTTAAGCCTCAGCTTTCAGTGGTTGTTCCAGCTTATAACGAAGCCGAACGTATAGGGCTCACATTAAATGAGCTAATCCTCAAGGACCCCTCCCTCTTTGATCGCCCATGCGAGGTGCTGGTGGTGATGGACGGCTGCACCGATGACACCCCCAAAATCGTTAAGGAGATAATCGGCGCCAACCCCTGCGCGGCGGCGCTGGTTTTTCCTTCTCGGCTGGGTAAGGGCGGAGCAATCATGGAAGCCCTAAAGCACACCCAAGGCGACGTGATTGCTTTTGTCGATGCAGACGGCTCTATTCCTGCCTCGGAGCTGCGGCGGCTAATCAAGATGGCAGATGACTACGACTTAGTGATTGGTTCACGCTACAGCAGCGACTCGAGGCTGCCTAAGAAGCGGTCACTTAAGCGCACGCTGCTTAGCCGCGCCTTCAATGTAGTTGCGAAACTGATGTTTTGGAACCTGCATCCCATCAAAGATACCCAATGCGGCGTCAAAGTGTTCAGCCGCCGCCTAATCGACGCCATAAAAAACGATTTCTTGATAACGGGCTTTGCCTTCGACGTGAACTTCATCTATTCGGCGCTGAGCTGCGGTTTTAAAGTAAAAGAAGTCGGCATAAGCTGGATGGAACGCGACGGCAGCAAAATGTCAGGCTCTTTTGGCAAGCACTCTGTGGTTATGGCTTTTTCGTTGCTGCGGCTTAGACTCTACTATAGCCGTGCCCGGCGGGTTCTGTATTCCCGGCGGTTCAGTTGGTTGTTTGCGCTGTTTTATATGTGGTCAAAAAGTTGA
- a CDS encoding glycosyltransferase family 2 protein yields the protein MLVVDIISTVLLAVLLFWTIYNGSIIYVGIKNKRRTLALQNGQQSPTFSIIVPTKNEDSVIRRCLDGILGVDYPKDKLQIIVVDGNSSDETCKISLEFQQKYPSTVTVLREEKAKGKPAALNFALPHVRGDIVAVFDADSLPQKDVLRRVAGYFNDEKVVAIQGRTTSINERKNILTRVIAMEERAWFQMLMSGREKLQLFVPLAGTCQFVRRGVLDEMGGWDANSLTEDVELALRLVEKNHIIKYAPDVCSEQETPNALHSLITQRVRWYRGYMETALKYGRLLNRVNKRTVDAEISLAGPFMMVVSLLSYINWFLVAVFFSQSTPVLNFTGLVIALTAASLISIGIGVTASEKPIRLRNILWIPSIYAYWLIQMVIAGWAFLKLVFRRRRDWTKTAKDGSLVPNEVRASSVLS from the coding sequence ATGCTTGTTGTTGACATAATATCAACGGTTCTACTTGCCGTTCTTCTCTTTTGGACCATATATAACGGATCCATAATCTACGTGGGAATAAAAAACAAGCGGAGAACCCTTGCCCTGCAGAACGGGCAGCAATCACCGACTTTCTCGATTATTGTTCCCACAAAAAACGAGGACTCAGTTATCCGACGCTGCCTAGACGGCATCCTTGGTGTAGATTACCCCAAAGATAAACTGCAAATCATTGTTGTCGATGGAAACTCATCTGATGAAACCTGCAAAATAAGCCTTGAATTCCAGCAGAAATACCCATCAACTGTCACGGTGCTCCGAGAGGAAAAAGCAAAAGGTAAACCCGCCGCCCTCAACTTTGCGCTTCCACACGTCCGAGGGGACATCGTGGCTGTTTTCGACGCTGACAGCCTCCCCCAGAAAGACGTGCTTAGACGGGTAGCTGGCTACTTCAACGACGAGAAAGTAGTGGCGATTCAGGGCAGGACCACCTCGATTAACGAGAGAAAAAACATTCTAACCCGGGTTATCGCCATGGAGGAGCGGGCGTGGTTCCAGATGCTGATGAGTGGACGCGAGAAGCTGCAGCTGTTTGTTCCACTGGCGGGGACTTGCCAGTTTGTACGCCGTGGCGTACTCGATGAGATGGGCGGCTGGGATGCGAACTCTTTAACTGAGGACGTCGAGTTGGCGCTGCGTTTAGTCGAGAAGAACCACATCATAAAATATGCTCCCGACGTATGCTCAGAGCAGGAAACCCCCAATGCATTGCATAGCCTAATTACTCAGCGGGTCCGCTGGTACCGCGGATACATGGAAACCGCCCTCAAATATGGCCGCCTCCTAAACAGGGTAAACAAGCGAACGGTGGATGCGGAAATTTCGCTTGCCGGACCCTTTATGATGGTGGTTTCGCTGCTGAGTTACATAAACTGGTTTTTGGTAGCCGTATTTTTTTCCCAAAGCACCCCCGTCTTGAACTTCACAGGGTTAGTTATCGCGTTAACCGCGGCTTCTTTGATCTCCATCGGTATAGGCGTAACCGCCTCTGAGAAGCCAATAAGACTCCGCAACATCCTCTGGATACCATCCATCTACGCTTACTGGCTTATCCAAATGGTCATCGCAGGCTGGGCATTTCTGAAACTGGTTTTCCGGCGTAGGCGTGACTGGACAAAAACCGCTAAAGACGGCTCTTTGGTGCCAAATGAGGTCCGCGCATCAAGCGTTCTATCCTAG
- a CDS encoding glycosyltransferase family 2 protein, with protein sequence MSEKPGLERGISVLIPTYNPDIEDIRQILGALANQEYRRFEVIIANDGVDFYDEISGMVPFGEVPFLFRNNPSQLGLYNSIKENLKYCLYDDILVLEQDIVPLSRKYLMRLMELLDASPSNIVTSKLVIDAETDYKKYVFYKRRIANLEVFDPAVSPDSEPNHAVEAEIAFTKADLLSKQVLSELFSQGSANSFTAQDIILTSIAQTNGKLVTSDATACEVGLSDPDTLSFFLKKEFLYGKSVLDAWRYSNKNWLKSTAYFKEKLYRVLFLFFEAVALAALLLNFLVGGALMAPILAAMLVFGLLYTQVVLFRIGFWRFWRHSRKLAAALDSGAYVALLDLAYALGILRRLLL encoded by the coding sequence ATGAGCGAGAAACCTGGTTTAGAAAGGGGAATATCGGTCCTGATCCCCACGTATAACCCCGATATAGAGGATATACGCCAGATTCTAGGTGCTCTTGCCAACCAGGAATACCGCCGCTTCGAGGTTATAATCGCCAACGACGGCGTCGACTTTTACGATGAAATCTCCGGTATGGTGCCCTTCGGCGAGGTGCCCTTTCTGTTCAGAAATAACCCCTCTCAGCTGGGACTCTACAACTCCATCAAAGAGAACCTCAAGTACTGCCTATACGACGACATCTTGGTGTTGGAGCAGGATATTGTTCCGCTGAGCAGAAAATATTTGATGCGGCTTATGGAGCTTTTAGATGCTTCTCCCTCCAACATCGTTACCTCCAAGCTGGTTATCGACGCCGAAACCGACTACAAAAAATATGTGTTCTATAAGCGTCGCATCGCTAACCTTGAAGTCTTTGACCCCGCAGTCAGCCCTGACTCAGAGCCAAATCATGCAGTAGAAGCCGAGATTGCCTTCACAAAAGCCGACTTACTCAGCAAACAAGTCCTCAGCGAATTGTTTTCCCAAGGCTCCGCCAACTCCTTCACCGCTCAAGACATAATCTTAACCTCCATCGCGCAGACAAACGGTAAACTCGTAACCAGCGACGCAACAGCCTGCGAGGTGGGACTAAGTGACCCTGACACGCTGTCTTTTTTCCTCAAAAAGGAATTCCTCTATGGCAAATCCGTGCTGGATGCCTGGCGATACTCCAACAAGAACTGGCTAAAATCCACCGCGTACTTCAAAGAAAAACTTTACCGGGTGCTCTTTCTGTTCTTTGAGGCAGTGGCGTTGGCGGCGTTGCTGCTTAATTTCTTGGTCGGGGGCGCATTGATGGCTCCGATACTGGCTGCGATGCTGGTTTTTGGTTTGCTCTACACACAGGTGGTTCTGTTTAGGATTGGGTTTTGGCGGTTTTGGCGGCACAGCAGGAAGTTAGCTGCGGCATTGGATTCAGGCGCCTATGTGGCGCTGCTGGATTTAGCTTACGCTTTAGGCATACTGAGGAGGCTGCTACTTTAG
- a CDS encoding PQQ-binding-like beta-propeller repeat protein: MFRHDAAHSGVVSEENGGDSMRLCWAAPTYASVMSSPAVTDGWVVFGSKNGAVYCLNSSSGEEKWSFKTCGEVDSSPAVAYGCVFVGSDDGWLYCLNFTSGYPQWISWVGGLVRSSPAVDDDRVFVGSRNHDLLCFNASDGAQLWTFPTEHAVESSPAVHNGVVYFASTSEFIYALNGTSGTEIWRHPAITELSSPCISGGLLYIGSYNGLVHCINASSGEGIWVYQTQDTVGSSPAVAYGRVYVGSQDCNVYCFNASSGEKLWQFTTGYWVWSSPAVANGNVYVGSQDYSLYCLDAATGAENWRYTTGCIIESSPAIADDMLYVGSSDYHLYALSLNATEPPPAAATESAPLGTIVFDALAILIFAASVIIVARHLQAARKKRGPNQLPAKQPLNLNWLLSQTGIFCALLIVAFMILWYLNLGAGQLWNADEKAYAQIAYSMLKRGDYLYPWAYGEQAIWAGKPPLMMWFTSLSYQALGPTCFAARFWSPVFGALSLVAVYFIGKKLLGAHVGLLSVLVLGSFATFGAFASHAMTDIYLLFFMLASMYCMLLSTENPSGTRYAVFAGLFFGLALMTKQLEALLIPLILVPYLVVSKRSLRFLITRRFLLFAAVALAIFLPYVIYMGLNFKDFWDCYFGYAILQRTISTVEGHTGNLLFYFNYLAQNESLLWMTLLVPATALCLFRAATKRSKPDMLVAWWILAVLGFFTAAQTKLYWYILPAMPAFAFAIASLLHQALHTANHIVRCKLPKQASLGGGG; this comes from the coding sequence ATGTTCCGCCATGACGCCGCCCATAGCGGAGTTGTATCGGAGGAAAACGGAGGCGACTCGATGCGGCTTTGTTGGGCAGCGCCAACCTATGCATCGGTTATGTCCTCTCCGGCGGTTACGGACGGCTGGGTGGTGTTCGGAAGCAAAAACGGCGCCGTCTACTGCCTCAACAGTAGCAGCGGCGAAGAAAAATGGAGTTTTAAGACATGCGGCGAAGTGGATTCTTCCCCCGCAGTCGCCTATGGCTGCGTGTTTGTGGGCAGCGACGATGGCTGGCTCTACTGCCTAAACTTCACCTCGGGCTATCCGCAATGGATCTCTTGGGTCGGCGGGCTAGTGCGCTCCAGCCCCGCAGTTGATGATGACCGCGTCTTTGTGGGCAGCCGCAACCATGACCTGCTCTGCTTTAACGCCTCCGACGGCGCCCAACTCTGGACTTTCCCCACCGAGCATGCCGTGGAATCTTCGCCGGCAGTACACAACGGCGTGGTTTACTTTGCCAGCACAAGCGAATTCATCTACGCCCTAAACGGCACCAGCGGAACGGAAATCTGGCGTCACCCAGCTATAACGGAGCTCAGCTCGCCCTGTATAAGCGGCGGTTTACTCTACATCGGCTCATACAACGGTTTAGTGCACTGTATCAACGCTTCGAGTGGCGAGGGAATCTGGGTTTATCAGACGCAGGACACCGTCGGCTCTTCACCTGCGGTGGCGTATGGACGGGTTTATGTGGGCTCGCAGGACTGCAACGTCTACTGTTTTAACGCTTCCAGCGGCGAAAAGCTATGGCAGTTCACCACAGGCTATTGGGTGTGGTCTTCGCCTGCAGTGGCAAACGGGAACGTGTATGTGGGTTCGCAAGACTACAGCCTCTACTGCCTCGACGCCGCCACGGGCGCAGAGAATTGGCGCTATACAACCGGGTGCATAATCGAATCTTCACCGGCCATCGCAGACGACATGCTCTATGTGGGCTCCTCTGACTACCACCTCTACGCCTTGAGCCTAAACGCCACCGAGCCACCGCCTGCCGCCGCCACCGAATCTGCGCCGCTAGGCACAATCGTCTTTGACGCACTTGCCATCCTCATCTTCGCAGCTTCAGTTATCATTGTCGCACGTCACCTTCAAGCAGCACGGAAAAAGCGAGGGCCAAATCAGCTCCCGGCGAAACAGCCCCTTAACCTAAACTGGCTTCTATCCCAAACGGGCATCTTTTGCGCTCTGCTGATTGTAGCCTTCATGATCTTGTGGTACCTGAATTTGGGGGCGGGTCAGCTTTGGAACGCCGACGAAAAAGCCTACGCCCAAATTGCCTACAGCATGCTAAAACGCGGTGACTACCTTTACCCGTGGGCATACGGTGAACAAGCCATCTGGGCAGGCAAGCCGCCTCTGATGATGTGGTTTACCTCGCTGTCCTATCAGGCACTGGGACCCACATGCTTTGCGGCGCGGTTTTGGAGCCCCGTTTTTGGCGCTTTATCGCTGGTTGCGGTGTACTTTATCGGTAAAAAACTGTTAGGCGCCCACGTGGGATTGCTGTCCGTTCTGGTTTTGGGCTCGTTTGCGACGTTTGGAGCGTTTGCGTCGCATGCCATGACGGATATTTACCTGCTGTTCTTCATGCTGGCAAGCATGTACTGTATGCTGCTTAGCACTGAAAACCCAAGCGGCACCCGATATGCAGTGTTTGCAGGGCTGTTTTTTGGGTTAGCGCTGATGACAAAGCAGCTGGAAGCTCTGCTTATACCCCTAATATTGGTTCCCTACCTCGTCGTCTCTAAACGCAGCCTCCGATTCCTTATTACACGGCGTTTTCTGCTTTTCGCCGCCGTTGCCCTCGCAATCTTCTTGCCCTACGTTATCTACATGGGTTTGAACTTCAAGGATTTCTGGGACTGCTACTTCGGCTACGCCATTTTGCAGCGGACGATTTCGACGGTGGAGGGACACACGGGGAACCTGCTGTTCTACTTTAACTACTTAGCCCAAAACGAAAGCTTGCTCTGGATGACGCTGCTGGTCCCCGCCACGGCTCTATGCCTATTTAGGGCGGCAACTAAGCGTTCAAAACCGGATATGCTGGTTGCATGGTGGATACTTGCTGTGCTAGGCTTCTTCACTGCCGCGCAGACTAAACTTTACTGGTATATTCTACCCGCCATGCCCGCCTTCGCCTTCGCCATCGCCAGCCTCCTCCACCAAGCCCTCCACACAGCAAACCACATAGTCAGATGCAAACTGCCAAAGCAGGCTAGTTTAGGTGGCGGTGGCTAA
- a CDS encoding glycosyltransferase, with protein sequence MSDASGKSAIITVTYNKVPDFSCFEAASPMVDYVVICDNSTDKQVTSRLDEYCRCHPQFVLIKNHENLGISKAYNKAVSYAAALGAYWLYFFDDDAHFDAEWLIKAQAAWRWLEASGVPVGLLVPIISNDEKYVNSNLGIKTPYSVISWGITSGFFTTTSVFNRCGGYDPAYFVDWADLEFNRRIRNGGYLVVRLNEVLIHQDFGRSLSGGFLSRIINAAVKSYSLISLKLNKSNTFTTAYSLYSPSRYRSLSDNGVWSLRQAGMGDSRFRLLMILFQHVFLSRVLRREILYPTRS encoded by the coding sequence GTGTCTGATGCTTCAGGTAAAAGCGCCATCATCACGGTGACCTACAATAAGGTGCCTGACTTCTCATGCTTTGAAGCTGCATCGCCGATGGTGGATTATGTAGTTATCTGCGACAACAGCACCGACAAGCAAGTAACCTCTCGCCTAGACGAGTACTGCCGCTGCCACCCCCAGTTTGTGTTGATAAAAAACCATGAAAACCTCGGTATCTCCAAAGCCTACAACAAAGCCGTCTCCTATGCGGCGGCGCTGGGCGCTTATTGGCTCTACTTCTTCGACGACGACGCCCACTTCGACGCAGAGTGGCTGATTAAAGCCCAAGCCGCCTGGCGATGGCTTGAGGCATCAGGGGTGCCTGTGGGGCTTTTAGTTCCCATAATCTCCAACGACGAAAAATACGTTAACTCAAACTTGGGCATAAAAACCCCCTACTCCGTCATCTCCTGGGGCATCACTTCGGGGTTCTTCACCACGACCTCGGTGTTTAATCGCTGCGGCGGCTATGACCCCGCATACTTTGTAGATTGGGCGGACCTAGAGTTTAACCGAAGAATCAGAAACGGCGGCTACCTTGTCGTGCGCCTCAACGAGGTGCTTATCCATCAGGATTTTGGGCGCAGCCTCAGCGGAGGCTTCCTCAGCCGCATCATAAACGCAGCAGTAAAATCCTATTCCCTGATAAGCCTAAAACTCAATAAATCCAACACGTTCACCACGGCGTATTCGCTGTATTCCCCTTCCCGCTACCGCAGCTTAAGCGACAACGGGGTTTGGTCGCTTCGGCAGGCCGGCATGGGTGATTCGCGTTTTCGGTTGCTTATGATTCTGTTTCAACACGTTTTTCTCTCGCGGGTTCTGCGCAGAGAAATCCTTTATCCAACTCGGAGTTGA
- a CDS encoding matrixin family metalloprotease, with translation MQAQNSYSLQISSFVWDHTTLKALIFPADNESWWDPADLNSTLRAMGQWNEAVAGFADNYSEFSYLSSIKFEPEVSSQWQAGYDVYVNYTESPLSDSSDEVGLAQLYADNQNVLTNCTISLATHTAHGVELSGMDMQNIAVHELGHGLGLGHCNYSGDMMYAFYTVGSTAQEISTLDAYGVATLFAWMENPSSFYPVGEWLKENTVTLPDSIAYQGLPMSEQNMPPQSLTDNPLGRFFVSIYEWLLHPEIAVIVIAMIAFLVAVGVFAHYTRPRTRAAITADS, from the coding sequence GTGCAGGCGCAGAATTCGTATTCGCTTCAGATAAGCAGCTTTGTTTGGGACCATACAACTCTAAAAGCACTCATATTTCCAGCGGATAATGAATCCTGGTGGGACCCTGCCGATTTAAACAGCACTCTGCGTGCAATGGGGCAGTGGAACGAGGCAGTGGCGGGGTTTGCAGATAACTATTCAGAGTTTTCCTACTTATCCAGCATAAAGTTTGAGCCCGAGGTTTCCAGCCAATGGCAAGCGGGATATGACGTCTACGTCAACTATACGGAGTCGCCGCTAAGCGACAGCTCCGACGAGGTGGGGTTAGCGCAGCTCTACGCGGACAACCAAAACGTGTTAACAAACTGCACGATTAGCCTTGCCACTCATACCGCCCACGGCGTCGAACTGTCAGGTATGGATATGCAGAATATCGCGGTTCATGAGTTAGGGCACGGTTTAGGTTTAGGGCACTGCAACTACTCAGGCGATATGATGTATGCATTCTACACCGTAGGCAGCACTGCCCAGGAGATCTCAACTCTTGATGCATACGGAGTCGCGACGCTGTTTGCATGGATGGAAAACCCCTCGAGCTTCTACCCCGTCGGCGAGTGGCTGAAAGAGAACACGGTGACCCTGCCCGACTCCATAGCCTACCAGGGGCTGCCTATGTCAGAGCAAAACATGCCGCCGCAATCGTTGACGGATAATCCATTAGGACGGTTTTTTGTCTCAATATACGAGTGGCTGCTGCATCCCGAAATCGCCGTTATAGTGATTGCGATGATTGCGTTTTTGGTGGCGGTGGGGGTTTTTGCCCACTACACTCGACCACGCACTCGAGCGGCAATTACGGCTGATTCATAA
- a CDS encoding MBL fold metallo-hydrolase, giving the protein MFFRQIQRHGDNFSYLIADPKTKEAAAVDSSYNADAIIGVIKENGFTLKYIISTHGHSDHTAGNMELHQIFGAKLVAHKQSRLPCDLAVDDGDVLRVGDVPLKVLYTPGHTPDGICLLVDEQKLLTGDTLFVGECGRTDLPGGNARQLYDSLFHKLLLLDDSIEVYPGHDYGASPSSTIGIQRRTNYVLRPRGLKEFLEFMNQP; this is encoded by the coding sequence GTGTTTTTCCGGCAGATCCAGCGGCACGGCGACAACTTCAGCTACCTCATAGCTGACCCAAAAACCAAAGAAGCCGCCGCTGTGGACTCCAGCTACAACGCCGACGCGATAATCGGAGTCATCAAAGAAAATGGCTTCACCTTGAAATACATCATAAGCACGCATGGCCACTCCGACCACACCGCAGGCAACATGGAGCTACATCAAATCTTCGGGGCAAAATTGGTTGCGCATAAACAGTCACGGTTGCCCTGCGACTTGGCGGTTGACGACGGCGACGTACTGAGGGTCGGCGATGTTCCCCTTAAGGTGCTCTATACTCCCGGTCACACCCCCGACGGCATCTGCTTGCTTGTTGATGAGCAGAAGCTGCTGACGGGTGACACGTTGTTTGTGGGGGAATGCGGCAGAACAGATTTGCCCGGCGGCAACGCAAGGCAACTCTATGATAGCTTATTCCATAAGCTGCTCTTGTTAGATGACTCAATCGAGGTTTATCCGGGCCACGACTACGGCGCTTCCCCCTCATCTACCATAGGCATCCAGCGAAGAACCAACTATGTCCTGCGACCCCGTGGCCTCAAAGAGTTCCTTGAGTTTATGAATCAGCCGTAA
- a CDS encoding glycosyltransferase has protein sequence MGLKVCFISSYPPNRARLSEYAQILVAAIASRPEVDELHVIADQTLLPRPAYENGKVHIHRVWKADGLFSIFAIMYYVLRIRPNVVHFNISYQSFGKSKITNLCGLSLILWSRLLGFKVVAALHTLGDKADLTQYDMKATLINKIGILVATKIILSAQRVVVLVKTYSEYLTQRYTHNGVIYIPHGATVEATPALDGSENAILLFGHMGPHKGLPIMLHALKKIRQKDPSVKLIVAGTNHPNYPLYLYQFIRARLPNVEFTGYVPADRLASVFLRAKVVVLPYLAAPGTSGVFHLACGYARPVVASDLPELREMVNDGACAVLVPPGNVDSLVDAILKVMCNPKFALAMSQQNLHFAQRESWSVVSKAYVDVYLSLLRKKPR, from the coding sequence TTGGGGCTGAAGGTTTGCTTTATCTCATCGTATCCACCTAACCGGGCTAGACTCAGCGAGTACGCCCAAATCTTAGTTGCCGCCATAGCCAGCCGACCAGAAGTAGATGAACTCCATGTTATAGCTGACCAAACCCTTCTTCCTCGACCAGCATATGAAAATGGAAAAGTCCATATCCACCGGGTCTGGAAAGCCGACGGGCTCTTTTCTATTTTTGCCATAATGTATTATGTACTGCGGATTAGACCCAACGTCGTTCACTTTAACATTTCTTATCAGAGCTTTGGTAAATCCAAAATCACCAACCTATGCGGGTTATCTCTGATTTTGTGGAGCCGCCTCTTAGGCTTCAAAGTCGTCGCTGCCCTTCACACTTTAGGCGATAAGGCTGATTTAACGCAGTACGATATGAAGGCAACCCTGATTAACAAAATCGGCATTTTAGTCGCCACCAAAATTATCCTTTCCGCTCAGCGAGTGGTTGTGCTGGTGAAAACCTACAGCGAATATCTAACCCAACGCTACACCCACAACGGCGTCATCTACATTCCCCATGGCGCAACCGTGGAGGCAACCCCGGCGCTTGATGGTAGCGAAAACGCCATTTTGCTCTTCGGACACATGGGGCCCCATAAGGGACTCCCCATTATGCTCCATGCCCTAAAGAAGATACGCCAAAAAGACCCTTCCGTCAAGCTCATCGTAGCGGGTACAAACCACCCCAACTACCCCCTCTACCTCTACCAGTTCATACGCGCCCGCCTCCCCAACGTTGAATTCACAGGTTACGTTCCAGCTGACAGGTTAGCTTCGGTTTTTCTGCGGGCAAAGGTGGTTGTTTTGCCCTATCTTGCAGCCCCCGGAACCAGCGGCGTCTTCCATTTAGCCTGCGGCTACGCTCGACCCGTCGTGGCTTCGGATTTGCCTGAGCTAAGAGAAATGGTTAACGACGGCGCCTGCGCGGTGCTGGTTCCCCCGGGAAACGTGGATAGCTTGGTAGATGCGATTTTGAAGGTTATGTGCAACCCCAAATTCGCTTTAGCAATGAGCCAGCAGAACCTGCATTTTGCTCAAAGGGAAAGCTGGAGTGTTGTTTCGAAGGCTTATGTGGATGTTTACCTCTCGCTGCTGCGCAAAAAACCCCGCTGA